A region of Salinibacter sp. 10B DNA encodes the following proteins:
- a CDS encoding ATP-binding protein: MTLRELEQLVELGEGISLEFKRRVPRPERIAKEIVALANTNGGRIVLGVSDDGTIEGFENISEQQFLLRQATEAHCAPPVDYETERIMVADLRDVIVVTVPESNNKPHFVVSDPSSNGEGPAYVRVEERSVEASKETVERLRNQETDGGVTFEFGETESLLMRYLDDYGRITVAQFAQLADISPERASQTLLRLTRADLLYLHNAEEGDYFTLNY; encoded by the coding sequence ATGACCCTTCGTGAATTAGAACAGTTGGTCGAACTCGGCGAAGGGATCAGTCTGGAGTTTAAACGCCGCGTGCCACGCCCGGAGCGGATCGCGAAAGAAATTGTCGCCCTCGCCAACACGAATGGGGGGCGGATCGTGCTCGGAGTCAGTGATGACGGCACGATCGAAGGATTTGAGAACATCTCTGAACAACAGTTCTTGCTTCGTCAGGCCACGGAAGCACACTGTGCACCTCCAGTCGACTACGAGACGGAGCGCATCATGGTGGCCGACCTGCGCGACGTCATTGTCGTGACGGTACCGGAGAGCAATAACAAGCCCCACTTTGTTGTGTCGGATCCGTCCTCGAACGGGGAAGGGCCGGCGTACGTGCGGGTGGAGGAGCGCAGTGTGGAGGCCAGTAAGGAAACTGTTGAGCGCCTTCGTAATCAGGAGACGGACGGGGGGGTGACGTTCGAATTTGGGGAGACAGAGTCGCTTCTTATGCGCTACCTCGATGATTATGGGCGAATTACGGTTGCTCAGTTTGCCCAGTTGGCTGACATTTCTCCAGAGCGTGCATCGCAAACGCTGCTGCGTCTTACCCGGGCCGATCTTCTCTACCTGCACAATGCCGAAGAGGGAGACTACTTTACGCTGAACTACTGA